The Episyrphus balteatus chromosome 3, idEpiBalt1.1, whole genome shotgun sequence genome segment ataaacttgACCTTTAACAGTTTAAATCAAACAACAAAACTAAATATGTaactgattttaaaatttattttaaagtgtTATTATTTCAGGTCTATACTCGCAATCGCATCTCGATCTACTCTTCAAGATATAAGctgaaaacaaaatatacaatatacatttcacgagaaacaattttttataccaAATATGTCATAAATTAACTACTCACTTTGTCCAGATTCACAAATTTGCCTTTCCATTTCACATTCATTACTAAACATGTATTTTCCATGCCTGTAATCAGCACAAACgggtaaaaatattttcgtaCATTTCTTATTACAAAAACTTTGGCATTTTTCACGAGTCGTTTTCCTTAAttctta includes the following:
- the LOC129914845 gene encoding U-Kazal-Dg21.2-like, which codes for MNSIGILVLILILIVTLAESHYPKPCSTIFQCDYQENPVWSSDYVSCKAFRNNCWFKLENCNRKNNKQIELRKTTREKCQSFCNKKCTKIFLPVCADYRHGKYMFSNECEMERQICESGQTYILKSRSRCDCEYRPEIITL